The genomic stretch TAGGCACAGCAGAAGCTCCTTACTAAAAGGAATATGGTGTGCGTGACCAATCAGTTCTTCAGTGCCATCAATAAGTGCAACATAGCGTGCCGATTCCTGCCTTTTGGCGGTTTCAACTTTAACCTTGTATTGCAACATGATGTTATAGCCTAGGATTAATACCAGTAGGATGGCTACCAAAGCGATTATTAAACCAATATTCATATCTTTGCGTCTGCTTTTACTTTTCTACGGCTAGCGTTCAAGAATACATGAATCTTATCTTACTCGGCACCTTATTTGTTTGATTATTTTGCCTCACCCACGTTTTCGTTACTGATAGAACCAACATCACTAAAATCGATGTTTTTATAAGCTCAACATTGTGCATATTGTTTCTCTGCTTAAGGTTATCAGCTATATGTTAGAAATTACTGTTCATTTCGTTGTGATCGCGTTATAACTAATCATTATATCGCTCGTAAGAGCGGTCAATTTAGTTATGACATTATTATCTCGTGAATGAGTAAGGGATTACGATGAAACTGCAGCAGCTGAAGTACATTGTTGAGGTTGTGAACCATAACCTAAACGTTTCTGCGACGGCAGAGAGTTTATACACCTCTCAGCCTGGTATTAGTAAGCAGGTTCGTTTACTAGAGGATGAGCTGGGAATCCAGATCTTCGAACGAAGTGGTAAACATTTAACGCAAGTGACACCAGCAGGTGAAGAGATAGTACGTATTTCCCAAGAAATCCTTGCTCGGGTTGAGAGTATCAAAGCGGTAGCGGGCGAGCATACTCACCCTGAAATGGGCACGTTAAATATTTCAACAACCCATACTCAAGCGCGCTATGCATTGCCCGATGTCATCAAAGGTTTTACGGCACGTTACCCTAAAGTGTCTTTGCACATGCATCAAGGTACGCCTTCTCAAATGTCTGAAGCGATTGCAAAAGGTACAGCCAACTTTGCGATTGCGACAGAAGCTCTCCATCTTTACCAAGATGCTATCATGTTGCCTTGTTACCACTGGAATCGCTCTATTGTGGTGCCAAAAGATCATCCGTTGGCGAAGAAAGACTTAGTTACTATTCACGATTTAGCTGCTTATCCTTTGGTGACTTATGTGTTTGGATTTACTGGTCGCTCTGAGTTAGATACCGCTTTCAACCGTGAAGGTTTGACGCCGCGAGTCGTGTTCACTGCAACCGATGCGGATGTGATTAAAACGTATGTGCGCATGGGTATCGGTGTTGGTGTGATTGCGAGCATGGCCGTCGATGAAGAGCAAGACCGAGATTTAGTTGCTATTGATGCGAGCCATTTGTTTGGTGCAAGTACAACAAGTATTGGTTTCCGCCGTGGCACGTTCCTGCGTTCTTACATGTTTGACTTTATGGAGCGTTTCGCACCGCACTTAACGCGCCCTGTTGTCGAACAGGCGATTTCTCTTAAGTCGAATGCTGAAATTGAAGAGATGTTTAAAGACATCGAGCTTCCGGTAAGATAACACTTCATTCAAGTGATGATTCCCCCTACAATCCATCCCAAATTGTAGGGGGGGCTATGCAAACGCAATTTCAATTTATTAATGACTGCTTAATTGAGCATCAACCATTATGGCGATTCGAGCCATTTCAAAGCAGCATTCAACCATCATTACCTTGGCAGGAAACGCACCCTCAGCTTTGCCAATGGTTAGAATCGCTTTCTCCCTCTCAAATAGAAACTCTCAAAGCTGACCCAGACCTTGCGTTGGCTGAAATCAGTGTGTTTTTGCCAGATTTACCATCCTTACTTAGGCATACACAGTTAGAGTCGATGGCATTAGATGGCCTAGCGCTAGAAAGAGGGTTAGACAGTGGAATCCCAGGGCGCAAGTTAGAACAGATCACAGCGATGGGGGAGGCAGCGATTCAATCTCATCAAGGTGAGGAATGGTTAGAGTGGTGCTCGGGTAAAGGATACTTAGGTCGGATCTTAACCACGCAAACCGATCAACCAGTGACCAGTTTTGAATATCAACAAGCGTTATGCGACTCCGGCCAACAAGCCGCGAATGAACATCATTGGAAAATGATCTTTATCCAAGGTGACGCGTTTGATCCTCAAACCAAGGCAGTATTCAAACCCACGCAACATGCTGTCGCACTGCATGCTTGTGGTGACCTTCATGTTCGGTTGATGGAATATGGAAGTGAAGCCGGCATCGCGGCGATGACGATTTCACCTTGCTGTTATCATTTGATTCAAAGCGAGACGTACCAAGCGTTATCCCAATCAGTACGAGCGTCTGAACTCATTTTGTCTAAGCATGAACTGCGCATTCCATTGCAACAGACGGTGACAGGCGGTGAACGTGTGCGTCGCCATCGTCAACAAGAGATGGTATTCAGGCTTGGTTTTGATTTACTGACACGTGAGATTTTGGGAGTTGATGAGTATCAACCCGTGCCAAGCATTCGAAAATCACAGTTAAGTGATGGTTTTGAGGCATTGTGTCTCTGGGCTGCGAAAGAAAAAGGTATCGAGATTAACCAAGCGATTGACTTTGCCGAGTTTGAAAAGCGGGCAATAAAACGTTTTTGGCATATGGAAAGAATGAGCTTAGTGCAACTGGTTTTTCAGCGACCTTTGGAGATCTGGCTCGCATTAGACAAAGTGCTTTATCTTGAAGAACGTGGTTATCGTGTTAGATTGGCAGAGTTTTGCCCTAAATCAGTTACGCCGAGAAATATTTTAATTTGTGCACATAAGAATTAGTTATTTTTTATATCTAAATCGACTATATGAAAAAGCCCACTTTACTGTGGGCTTTTGTAAACAAAACGTGACAAAATTGCTTAATTTTGTTGTTAGTTGAACATAGCGATAGCTTGTTCAGGATCTACATATTCAAGGTCAAAGCTTTCTGCGACTTCTTTACAAGTGACTTTACCGTGAATCACGTTTAGACCTTCTAGGAAGCCTTTGTCTTCCAGAAGAGCTTGTTGATAGCCTTTGTTTGCAAGTTTCACAATGTAAGGGAGAGTGGCATTATTCAATGCGAAAGTTGAAGTACGTGCAACTGCACCAGGCATGTTTGCTACACAGTAGTGAACGACATCATCAACCACGTAAGTAGGCTCGGCGTGTGTTGTCGCGTGAGATGTTTCGAAACAACCACCTTGGTCGATAGCTACGTCAACGATTGCTGCGCCTGGCTTCATCTTAGCAATATGCTCTTTTGTTACCAGTTTCGGAGCTGCCGCGCCTGGGATTAGAACTGCACCAATAACAAGGTCTGCTTCTAGAACATGCTTCTCGATAGCGTCTTCTGTAGAATAAATGATTTTCGCTTGGCCTTGGAATTCTTCATCCAGTTTACGCAGAGTGTCTACGTTGCGGTCAAGAATTGTTACGTCTGCGCGAAGGCCAACAGCCATACGAGCTGCGTTTGCACCAACGACACCACCACCAACGATAACGACTTTAGCAGGTTCAACACCAGGTACGCCTCCAAGAAGTAAACCACGACCACCGTGTGATTTTTCTAACGTTTGCGCACCCGCTTGGATAGACATCCGACCTGCCACTTCTGACATTGGTGCTAACAGTGGCAAACGACCCATATTATCTGTTACAGTCTCATAGGCTATACAGACAGCTTTGCTCTTGATTAGCTCATCAGTTTGTGGAAAATCTGGTGCTAGGTGTAAATAAGTAAATAAAATTTGCCCTTCGCGGAGCATTGCTCTCTCAACTGCTTGGGGTTCTTTTACTTTTACTATCATGTCTGCTTGCGCGAAAACGTCTGCAGCATGAGGGAGAATGGATGCGCCGACGGCGATGTAATCATCGTCTGAAAAACCAATGCCGGCACCTGCATTGGTCTCAACTAAAACTTGGTGGCCATGTGAGATGAGTTCTCTCACGCTAGCAGGGATCATACCCACACGGTATTCGTGGTTCTTGATTTCCTTAGGTACGCCAATGATCATCCTGTATCCTCTTTCTATAATGGTTGTAAAAACTATTTGTAGGGTGTTATTGTCGAATTTGTAACTAGTATAGTTATGGGTTTGTAAAATTTGGCACCAAATATTAAAAAGTTGTAGTATATTTTTTTGCAAGGAAGTAATAAGGTGGAATAAAAAATGGCAGACAACTATAAAAAGCCGTCCAAGGAACTAGACCGTATCGACCGCAACACTCTTAATGAACTGCAGAAAGACGGTCGTATTTCAAACGTTGAGCTTTCAAAACGTGTAGGACTTTCTCCAACGCCATGTTTGGAGCGTGTGCGTCGCTTAGAGCGTCAAGGCTACATCACAGGATATACTGCGCTACTTAATCCGCAGCTCCTAGATGCATCACTACTGGTATTCGTTGAGATTACGTTAAACCGTGGTGCGCCAGATGTGTTTGAACAGTTTAACTCAGCTGTTCAAAAGCTAGACGACATTCAAGAGTGTCATCTAGTTTCAGGTGACTTTGACTATCTTCTAAAGACCCGTGTATCTGATATGGGTGCTTACCGTCGACTACTTGGCGATACGTTACTACGTCTACCTGGCGTAAATGACACTCGCACCTACGTAGTTATGGAAGAAGTGAAACAATCTAACCAGCTTGTGATTAAAACTCGTTAATTTCTTGCAAAGAAAGCGGTATATGCTTCCGCTTTCGCCATAGAGTAATTGGGTTTTTCTCTTTGATATGGTTAAATCAATTTACCGAGCGGCTTGATGCCGCTCGGAATGTTTTGCAAATTCCTATTTCATTTCCATATTCAAGTTGATTTATGTTCAAAGAGAACGCAAAGAAAGTCGAAACCATCATTAAAACCAGTGAAGAGCCTCAGTCTTCACGCTTAAATGGCTTCCAACGCTTAAAAGAGTGCTGCTTTATCGTTGGCGTTCTTAGCTCGGTATTGCTCGCTGTAGCACTATTTACCTTTAGTCCAGCTGATCCATCTTGGTCCCAAACTGCATGGGGTGGGGAGATCGATAACGCTGGTGGCCTGTTTGGCGCATGGCTTGCCGACACTCTATTTTTCACTTTTGGCTCTCTCGCCTATCCGATTCCTTTCCTACTGGCTGCGGCTGCGTGGGTGATTTGTCGTAAGCGAGGGGAAGATGAGCCAATTGATTTTATGCTGTGGGGAACCCGTTTACTGGGCCTAACCGTTCTTATCATGACCAGTTGCGGCCTTGCCGATATTAACTTCGATGATATTTGGTACTTCTCATCGGGCGGTGTAGTAGGCGATGTTTTATCAAGCCTTGCTTTGCCGACGTTGAATGTACTGGGTACAACGCTCGTCCTTCTATTTCTGTGGGGGGCTGGTTTTACTCTGTTTACGGGGATTTCTTGGCTGAACATCGTCGAATGGCTTGGTGATCGCTCGTTAGCGGTATTGGCTGCCATCGCGAATAAGTTCAGAGGTTCAGAACAAGAGACGCTAGAGCCTCAGCTTGATGAGTTTGTTGAGGATAAAGTATCAACAAAACACGTTGAAGACGATCAACAAGACGACGAGACGCTTCCTCACTTAACGGCTTACGAAGTTGAAGAGCCAAAAGAGAAAGCGGCAGTACACGAATATCCTATATATATGCCGCAAGCCAAATCAGAAACGTCTACGGTAAAACCGACGCCAGAGCCCCAAACTCAACGAGTTGCGGCAGTAAATGCGACGCCAACGTATGTTGAACCAGAACCACAACTTAAAGCGGTCAGCACAGATAACGTGGATCCAATGGTTGAGCGTACCAAGCAGCTGAATGTAACCATCGAAGAGTTGGAAGCTGCAGCGCAGCAAGCAGATGATTGGGTGTCAGAAGAACAAACAAGCCAATCTTATGCGGATACAAACGCAGTCTATCAAGAACAGGTGCAAGCCAAGCATGAAGAGGTTGTTGAACACGATACGCCTCAACGAGAATCAAGCTATGAAGAGTATGAACAGTTTGCTGCTCAGCAAGAACAGCAACTCCATGTGGAACCAACGCCACACGAAGAGCCTGTTATTGACACTCGTGCGCTTGATGACATTACCGACCACGCTGAGCCAAGTGAACATATTGAACCAACCATCTCTGATTTTGATGTAGTAGATGAAGAGGAGGCATATGTTGCTCCTCAACCTCAGTCGCGTTCACCAGAGCCTCAACCTATAGTTCAACCACAATCGGTTTCTCAAATTCAACCAGAACAGACACCTGAGCCGAGTGTAGTGTTTGAACCAGCGCCACAAGAAGTTGAGGTTGAGGAAGTGCAAGATGGCGATCAAGATGTTGCCGCATTCCAAAGCATGGTATCCAGCGCGCAAGCAAAAGTTGCCGCGACGCAAAACCCATTCTTGATGAAGCAAGAACAGAATTTACCAGTGCCAGAAGAGCCGCTGCCAACACTTGAATTGCTTTACCATCCGGAAAAACGTGAAAACTTCATCGATCGTGAAGCGCTTGAGCAAGTCGCGCGTTTAGTCGAAAGCAAGCTTGCAGACTACAAAATTAAAGCTGACGTAGTCGGCATTTACCCAGGCCCAGTCATCACTCGATTCGAGCTCGATTTGGCGCCAGGTGTGAAAGTAAGTCGAATTTCTGGTCTGTCTATGGACTTGGCGCGTGCTCTATCGGCGATGGCGGTACGTGTTGTAGAGGTGATTCCAGGCAAACCTTATGTCGGTCTTGAGTTGCCAAACATGAGTCGTCAGACGGTTTATCTGTCAGACGTCATCAGCAGCCCTCAATTTGAGCAAGCTAAATCGCCAACGACGGTGGTACTTGGTCAAGATATCGCGGGTGAAGCTGTCATTGCTGACATCGCTAAAATGCCTCACGTACTTGTTGCAGGTACGACAGGTTCAGGTAAGTCGGTCGGTGTAAACGTCATGATCTTGAGTATGCTCTACAAAGCTTCTCCAGAAGATCTACGCTTCATAATGATCGACCCGAAAATGTTGGAGCTTTCTATTTACGAAGGTATCCCTCATCTTCTTGCCGAAGTTGTTACTGATATGAAAGACGCATCCAATGCTCTACGTTGGTGTGTGGGTGAAATGGAACGCCGTTACAAACTGATGTCGGCACTGGGTGTGCGTAACGTGAAAGGCTTTAACGAGAAGTTGAAGATGGCAGCTGAAGCCGGCCACCCAATTCACGATCCATTCTGGCAAGAAGGCGACAGTATGGATACAGAACCGCCGTTGCTTGAGAAATTGCCATACATCGTCGTTGTTGTTGACGAATTTGCCGACCTTATGATGGTTGTGGGTAAAAAGGTTGAAGAACTGATTGCTCGTTTGGCTCAGAAAGCGCGTGCGGCTGGTATTCACTTGATTCTTGCAACTCAGCGTCCATCGGTTGACGTTATTACGGGTCTGATTAAAGCAAACATTCCAACACGCGTGGCGTTTACTGTATCAACGAAGACGGACTCGCGTACTATCCTTGACCAAGGCGGCGCGGAATCGCTACTTGGTATGGGTGACATGCTGTACTTGCCTCCAGGTTCTAGCCATACGATTCGTGTTCACGGCGCATTTGCATCGGATGATGATGTACATGCTGTGGTGAACAACTGGAAGGCGCGTGGTAAGCCAAACTACATCGATGAAATCATCAGTGGCGACCAAGGCCCAGAAAGTTTGCTTCCGGGCGAACAAATGGAATCAGATGAAGAGATGGATCCATTGTTTGATCAGGTGGTTGAGCACGTGGTTCAGTCGCGCCGTGGTTCGGTTTCTGGCGTGCAGCGTCGATTCAAAATCGGTTATAACCGTGCCGCACGAATTGTCGAGCAGCTTGAGGCTCAAGGCATCGTGAGTGCGCCGGGTCACAATGGTAACCGTGAAGTCTTGGCTCCTGCGCCACCAAAAGATTAATGAACTTGTTTTACTCACCTTAGTCCAACTGAGGTGAGTAACTTTAGGTCTTTGACCCTCTGATAGGTATCTGAATGAAAAAACGATTTTCAGCGAAACTTTTCTCAGCGCTAGTTTTAAGCATTTCTTTCTTCTCTGCTGCAAATGCAGCCTCTCCAAAAGATGAACTGAACAAACGCCTCGCGATGAATGAGGGCTTCAGTGCCGATTTCTCTCAGCAAGTGATCAGCCCTGAAGGGAAAACGGTCATGGAAGGGGAAGGCACGGTTGAAATCGCTCGTCCAAGCCTGTTCCGTTGGAGCACGACATTCCCAGATGAGAACTTGCTGGTTTCAGACGGTAAAACTTTGTGGTACTACAGCCCGTTTATTGAGCAAGTCAGCATTTACTGGCAAGAGCAAGCGACCGAGCAAACACCATTTGTGCTCTTAACTCGCAACAGAGCAAGTGATTGGGATAATTATAAGATCTCCCAGAAAGGGAATGAATTTACGCTTATCCCAACTGCAGTAGACTCTACTCAAGGTCAGTTCCAGATCAATATTGACGCGAAAGGCGTAGTGAAAGGCTTTAACGTCATCGAGCAAGATGGCCAGAAAGGGCTCTTTACATTCAGTAATGTTAAGCTTGGCAAACCAAAAGCAGACAGATTTACGTTCACAGTTCCAAAAGGCGTGGAAGTGGACGATCAAAGGAATTAATAGGTAGTGAGTAATTACACATTAGATTTCTCGGGGGACGAAGATTTTCGTCCCCTTGCTGCTCGTATGAGACCGCAAACTATTGAGCAGTACATCGGTCAGCAACACATTCTTGGCCCGGGTAAACCCCTGCGTCGCGCGTTAGAGGCTGGCCATGTCCACTCAATGATCCTTTGGGGTCCTCCTGGTACAGGTAAAACCACGTTAGCGGAAGTCGCTGCTAATTACGCCAATGCGGAAGTTGAACGCGTGTCTGCGGTGACGTCCGGTGTGAAAGAGATTCGTGCTGCAATCGAAAAAGCGCGCGAGAACAAAATGGCGGGTCGCCGCACCATCTTGTTTGTGGATGAGGTCCATCGCTTCAACAAATCGCAACAAGATGCGTTCTTACCACATATTGAAGATGGAACCGTCACGTTTATTGGCGCAACGACAGAGAACCCGTCTTTCGAACTGAACAACGCATTGTTGTCTCGTGCTCGAGTCTACAAGCTGACTTCACTGGATAAAGAAGAGATCTCACTCGCACTAAATCAAGCGATTAACGACAAAGAACGAGGGCTGGGCAATACGCCAGCGAACTTTGCTGATAATGTGTTAGACCGTCTAGCCGAGTTGGTGAACGGTGATGCTCGCATGTCTCTTAACTACCTTGAGCTTCTCTACGATATGGCAGAAGAGAATGATCAAGGTGAAAAAGAGATAACACTCAAACTGCTTGCTGAAGTAGCCGGGGAGAAAGTCTCTCGCTTCGATAATAAAGGCGACATTTGGTACGATTTGATCTCCGCTGTGCACAAATCTATTCGTGGATCAAACCCAGATGCCGCTTTGTATTGGGCTGCTCGTATGATAGCTGCAGGTTGTGATCCACTTTACATTGCCCGCCGATTACTTGCGATAGCATCGGAAGATGTCGGCAATGCGGACCCTAGAGCCATGCAAGTTGCACTCTCCGCGTGGGACTGTTTTACACGTGTTGGTCCAGCAGAAGGTGAGCGTGCGATTGCTCAAGCAATTGTTTATCTCGCGTGCGCTCCAAAGAGTAATGCCGTTTATGTTGCTTGGAAACAAGCGCTCACTGACGCACATAACTTGCCTGAATATGAAGTGCCGCATCACTTGCGTAATGCACCCACCAGTCTGATGAAAGACATGGGCTATGGCGCAGAATATCGATATGCTCACGACGAGCCGGGTGCTTATGCAGCGGGTGAGCAATATTTGCCACCAGAAATGGCGGATCGTAAGTACTATCAGCCGACAAATCGCGGTCTAGAAACCAAAATCGGCGAAAAGTTAGATTACTTGGCTAAATTAGACGCAAATAGCCAACAAAAGCGCTATGAAAAGTAGGCGTTTTTGGATACATTTGTTCAGTAAATTTTTTTAACGCGTACGCTTGGAAAGTGCGCGTGATTTCACAACAAAAAGCATAGGATTAACAATGCTGGATTCTAAATTACTTCGTACAGAGCTGGATGAAACAGCTGCTAAACTGGCGCGTCGTGGCTTTAAGCTAGACGTAGAGACTATTCGTAAACTTGAAGAACAACGTAAGTCCATTCAAGTAGAAGTAGAAAATTTACAATCCACGCGTAACTCCATCTCCAAGCAAATCGGCCAAAA from Vibrio parahaemolyticus encodes the following:
- the cysB gene encoding HTH-type transcriptional regulator CysB; the protein is MKLQQLKYIVEVVNHNLNVSATAESLYTSQPGISKQVRLLEDELGIQIFERSGKHLTQVTPAGEEIVRISQEILARVESIKAVAGEHTHPEMGTLNISTTHTQARYALPDVIKGFTARYPKVSLHMHQGTPSQMSEAIAKGTANFAIATEALHLYQDAIMLPCYHWNRSIVVPKDHPLAKKDLVTIHDLAAYPLVTYVFGFTGRSELDTAFNREGLTPRVVFTATDADVIKTYVRMGIGVGVIASMAVDEEQDRDLVAIDASHLFGASTTSIGFRRGTFLRSYMFDFMERFAPHLTRPVVEQAISLKSNAEIEEMFKDIELPVR
- a CDS encoding methyltransferase, which encodes MQTQFQFINDCLIEHQPLWRFEPFQSSIQPSLPWQETHPQLCQWLESLSPSQIETLKADPDLALAEISVFLPDLPSLLRHTQLESMALDGLALERGLDSGIPGRKLEQITAMGEAAIQSHQGEEWLEWCSGKGYLGRILTTQTDQPVTSFEYQQALCDSGQQAANEHHWKMIFIQGDAFDPQTKAVFKPTQHAVALHACGDLHVRLMEYGSEAGIAAMTISPCCYHLIQSETYQALSQSVRASELILSKHELRIPLQQTVTGGERVRRHRQQEMVFRLGFDLLTREILGVDEYQPVPSIRKSQLSDGFEALCLWAAKEKGIEINQAIDFAEFEKRAIKRFWHMERMSLVQLVFQRPLEIWLALDKVLYLEERGYRVRLAEFCPKSVTPRNILICAHKN
- the ald gene encoding alanine dehydrogenase; translation: MIIGVPKEIKNHEYRVGMIPASVRELISHGHQVLVETNAGAGIGFSDDDYIAVGASILPHAADVFAQADMIVKVKEPQAVERAMLREGQILFTYLHLAPDFPQTDELIKSKAVCIAYETVTDNMGRLPLLAPMSEVAGRMSIQAGAQTLEKSHGGRGLLLGGVPGVEPAKVVIVGGGVVGANAARMAVGLRADVTILDRNVDTLRKLDEEFQGQAKIIYSTEDAIEKHVLEADLVIGAVLIPGAAAPKLVTKEHIAKMKPGAAIVDVAIDQGGCFETSHATTHAEPTYVVDDVVHYCVANMPGAVARTSTFALNNATLPYIVKLANKGYQQALLEDKGFLEGLNVIHGKVTCKEVAESFDLEYVDPEQAIAMFN
- the lrp gene encoding leucine-responsive transcriptional regulator Lrp, yielding MADNYKKPSKELDRIDRNTLNELQKDGRISNVELSKRVGLSPTPCLERVRRLERQGYITGYTALLNPQLLDASLLVFVEITLNRGAPDVFEQFNSAVQKLDDIQECHLVSGDFDYLLKTRVSDMGAYRRLLGDTLLRLPGVNDTRTYVVMEEVKQSNQLVIKTR
- a CDS encoding DNA translocase FtsK, which produces MFKENAKKVETIIKTSEEPQSSRLNGFQRLKECCFIVGVLSSVLLAVALFTFSPADPSWSQTAWGGEIDNAGGLFGAWLADTLFFTFGSLAYPIPFLLAAAAWVICRKRGEDEPIDFMLWGTRLLGLTVLIMTSCGLADINFDDIWYFSSGGVVGDVLSSLALPTLNVLGTTLVLLFLWGAGFTLFTGISWLNIVEWLGDRSLAVLAAIANKFRGSEQETLEPQLDEFVEDKVSTKHVEDDQQDDETLPHLTAYEVEEPKEKAAVHEYPIYMPQAKSETSTVKPTPEPQTQRVAAVNATPTYVEPEPQLKAVSTDNVDPMVERTKQLNVTIEELEAAAQQADDWVSEEQTSQSYADTNAVYQEQVQAKHEEVVEHDTPQRESSYEEYEQFAAQQEQQLHVEPTPHEEPVIDTRALDDITDHAEPSEHIEPTISDFDVVDEEEAYVAPQPQSRSPEPQPIVQPQSVSQIQPEQTPEPSVVFEPAPQEVEVEEVQDGDQDVAAFQSMVSSAQAKVAATQNPFLMKQEQNLPVPEEPLPTLELLYHPEKRENFIDREALEQVARLVESKLADYKIKADVVGIYPGPVITRFELDLAPGVKVSRISGLSMDLARALSAMAVRVVEVIPGKPYVGLELPNMSRQTVYLSDVISSPQFEQAKSPTTVVLGQDIAGEAVIADIAKMPHVLVAGTTGSGKSVGVNVMILSMLYKASPEDLRFIMIDPKMLELSIYEGIPHLLAEVVTDMKDASNALRWCVGEMERRYKLMSALGVRNVKGFNEKLKMAAEAGHPIHDPFWQEGDSMDTEPPLLEKLPYIVVVVDEFADLMMVVGKKVEELIARLAQKARAAGIHLILATQRPSVDVITGLIKANIPTRVAFTVSTKTDSRTILDQGGAESLLGMGDMLYLPPGSSHTIRVHGAFASDDDVHAVVNNWKARGKPNYIDEIISGDQGPESLLPGEQMESDEEMDPLFDQVVEHVVQSRRGSVSGVQRRFKIGYNRAARIVEQLEAQGIVSAPGHNGNREVLAPAPPKD
- the lolA gene encoding outer membrane lipoprotein chaperone LolA, producing MKKRFSAKLFSALVLSISFFSAANAASPKDELNKRLAMNEGFSADFSQQVISPEGKTVMEGEGTVEIARPSLFRWSTTFPDENLLVSDGKTLWYYSPFIEQVSIYWQEQATEQTPFVLLTRNRASDWDNYKISQKGNEFTLIPTAVDSTQGQFQINIDAKGVVKGFNVIEQDGQKGLFTFSNVKLGKPKADRFTFTVPKGVEVDDQRN
- a CDS encoding replication-associated recombination protein A, which produces MRPQTIEQYIGQQHILGPGKPLRRALEAGHVHSMILWGPPGTGKTTLAEVAANYANAEVERVSAVTSGVKEIRAAIEKARENKMAGRRTILFVDEVHRFNKSQQDAFLPHIEDGTVTFIGATTENPSFELNNALLSRARVYKLTSLDKEEISLALNQAINDKERGLGNTPANFADNVLDRLAELVNGDARMSLNYLELLYDMAEENDQGEKEITLKLLAEVAGEKVSRFDNKGDIWYDLISAVHKSIRGSNPDAALYWAARMIAAGCDPLYIARRLLAIASEDVGNADPRAMQVALSAWDCFTRVGPAEGERAIAQAIVYLACAPKSNAVYVAWKQALTDAHNLPEYEVPHHLRNAPTSLMKDMGYGAEYRYAHDEPGAYAAGEQYLPPEMADRKYYQPTNRGLETKIGEKLDYLAKLDANSQQKRYEK